A region of Perognathus longimembris pacificus isolate PPM17 chromosome 19, ASM2315922v1, whole genome shotgun sequence DNA encodes the following proteins:
- the F2rl1 gene encoding proteinase-activated receptor 2, producing MRSPGAAWLLGGAVLLAASAAADSARAGTNRTSRGRSLIGKHNGLPSVTVEGVKGDPGLSVDEFSTAVLTGKLTTIFLPVVYTVVFVVGLPSNAMALWVFLFRTKKKHPAVIYMANLALADLLSVIWFPLKIAYHVHGNDWAYGDALCKVLIAFFYGNMYCSVLFITCLSVQRYWVIVNPMGHSRKRAALAVGVSLGIWLLILLVTIPLYIMKQTVYIPALNITTCHDVLPEEMLVGDMFHYFLSLAIGAFLFPAFLTAAAYVLMIRTLRSSAMDENSEKKKRRAVRLIIIVLAMYLICFTPSNLLLVVHYFLIKSQGQSHVYPLYLAALCLATLNSCIDPFVYYFISKDFRDHAKNALLCRSVRTVKRMQISLTSKKFSRKSSSYSSSSTSVKASY from the exons ATGCGGAGTCCGGGGGCGGCGTGGCTGCTGGGGGGCGCCGTCCTGCTGGCGGCCTCCGCCGCCGC agacagcgcccggg CAGGAACCAACCGAACATCTAGGGGAAGAAGCCTCATTGGAAAGCACAATGGCCTCCCTTCCGTCACCGTGGAAGGAGTTAAAGGGGACCCGGGCTTGTCTGTGGATGAGTTTTCTACCGCCGTGCTCACCGGGAAGCTGACCACCATCTTTCTTCCCGTGGTCTACACCGTCGTCTTTGTGGTTGGCTTGCCCAGCAATGCCATGGCCTTGTGGGTTTTTCTGTTCCGGACGAAGAAGAAGCACCCGGCGGTGATCTACATGGCCAACCTGGCCCTGGCAGACCTTCTGTCTGTCATCTGGTTCCCCCTGAAGATCGCCTACCACGTCCACGGTAACGACTGGGCGTACGGGGACGCGCTGTGCAAGGTGCTCATCGCCTTTTTCTACGGCAACATGTACTGCTCCGTGCTCTTCATCACCTGCCTCAGCGTGCAGAGGTACTGGGTCATCGTGAACCCCATGGGGCACTCCCGGAAGAGGGCTGCGCTCGCCGTCGGCGTctccctgggaatatggctgcTGATTCTGCTGGTCACCATCCCCTTGTACATCATGAAACAGACCGTGTACATTCCCGCCCTCAACATCACCACCTGCCACGACGTGCTGCCCGAGGAGATGCTGGTCGGGGACATGTTCCACTATTTCCTCTCTCTGGCCATCGGAGCCTTCCTGTTCCCGGCCTTCCTCACGGCTGCGGCCTACGTGCTGATGATCCGAACCCTCCGCTCTTCTGCCATGGACGAGAActcagaaaagaagaagaggagagccgTCAGGCTCATCATCATCGTCCTGGCCATGTACTTGATCTGCTTCACTCCGAGCAACCTTCTGCTCGTGGTGCATTACTTCCTGATTAAAAGCCAAGGCCAGAGCCATGTCTACCCCCTGTACCTGGCCGCCCTCTGCCTGGCCACCCTCAACAGCTGCATCGACCcctttgtgtattattttatttccaaagacTTCAGGGATCACGCAAAGAACGCGCTGCTTTGTCGGAGCGTTCGCACTGTGAAGAGGATGCAAATATCCCTCACCTCAAAGAAATTCTCCCGGAAATCCAGCTCTTACTCTTCAAGTTCCACCAGTGTTAAGGCCTCCTACTGA